From the genome of Haloterrigena sp. KLK7, one region includes:
- a CDS encoding amphi-Trp domain-containing protein, which yields MSDRVTLPEDRDRERRTITDGFFEREVYLSREETAAFLRELADQLEADTTVTVAGSTWEIPFEYRDPIEVEIEFASKRERELEIELEFTERGDGSDLSVR from the coding sequence ATGTCTGACCGAGTCACCCTTCCGGAGGACCGCGATCGCGAACGCCGGACGATCACCGACGGGTTCTTCGAACGGGAGGTGTACCTCTCGCGCGAGGAGACGGCCGCCTTCCTCCGAGAGCTCGCCGATCAGCTCGAGGCGGACACGACGGTGACGGTCGCGGGGTCGACGTGGGAGATCCCCTTCGAGTACCGCGATCCGATCGAGGTCGAGATCGAGTTCGCGAGCAAGCGCGAGCGCGAACTCGAGATCGAACTCGAGTTCACCGAGCGGGGCGACGGGTCGGATCTCTCCGTCCGCTGA
- a CDS encoding winged helix-turn-helix domain-containing protein gives MSLIEVLGNGTRLEILRELSREPKYVSELAEAVGMDGTSAVHHLSTLEDADLVEWYMRGNRKYYRLTSSLELRIAPPPERTFVLQADDLDASDPSDQ, from the coding sequence ATGTCGCTGATCGAGGTACTGGGGAACGGGACGCGACTCGAGATCCTCCGCGAACTCTCTCGGGAGCCGAAGTACGTCTCCGAACTCGCCGAGGCGGTCGGCATGGACGGGACGAGCGCCGTCCACCACCTGTCGACGCTCGAGGACGCGGACTTAGTCGAGTGGTACATGCGCGGCAATCGGAAGTACTACCGACTCACGAGTTCGCTCGAGTTGCGGATCGCGCCGCCGCCGGAGCGGACGTTCGTCCTGCAGGCCGACGATCTCGACGCGTCCGATCCGTCCGATCAGTGA
- a CDS encoding GTP-binding protein, producing MTENGAIPVTVVSGYLGAGKTTLINHVLSNPGERRVAVIVNDMGEINVDAELIARENDDEGIVDLSNGCICCRLQGDLLAEAARLAESRAFDYLMVESSGISEPIPVAQVFTEGTDESDVDPTTLFRLDTMVTVLDTYGFWKEFDAGERLPEGAQPDADRPLSEVLVEGIEFCDVLLLNKSDMVPEDVLEEIEAVVETLQPRANRLRTSYCEVDPDVVLDTDRFDFERAKRSQGWKRHLRGDADGHDHEGRSAAETHGVSSFVFRSDRPFHPERLADWLEDWDGAIVRAKGVCYVADREEVIGVSQAGPSVRAGPIGEWRPDDDRRTQLVFIGREMDEERIREELEACVIEGDEAAATDAMADPFPL from the coding sequence ATGACAGAGAACGGCGCAATCCCCGTCACCGTCGTCAGCGGCTACCTCGGTGCGGGAAAGACGACGCTGATCAATCACGTGCTATCGAATCCGGGGGAGCGGCGGGTGGCGGTGATCGTCAACGACATGGGCGAGATCAACGTCGACGCGGAGCTCATCGCGCGGGAAAACGACGATGAGGGGATCGTGGACCTCTCGAACGGCTGTATCTGCTGTCGGCTACAGGGAGACCTCCTCGCGGAAGCGGCCCGGCTGGCGGAGAGTCGCGCGTTCGACTACCTGATGGTCGAGTCCTCAGGGATCAGCGAACCGATCCCCGTCGCACAGGTGTTCACCGAGGGGACCGACGAGAGCGACGTGGATCCGACGACGCTGTTCCGACTGGACACGATGGTGACCGTCCTCGACACGTACGGGTTCTGGAAGGAGTTCGACGCCGGAGAGCGGCTTCCGGAGGGCGCTCAACCCGACGCCGACCGACCGTTGAGCGAGGTCCTCGTCGAGGGGATCGAGTTCTGCGACGTCTTGCTGCTCAACAAGTCCGATATGGTCCCCGAAGACGTCCTCGAGGAGATCGAAGCCGTCGTCGAGACCCTCCAGCCGCGAGCGAACCGACTCCGAACGAGCTACTGCGAGGTGGATCCGGACGTCGTCCTCGACACCGATCGGTTCGACTTCGAGCGGGCGAAGCGCTCCCAGGGGTGGAAACGTCACCTGCGCGGGGACGCGGACGGACACGATCACGAGGGGCGAAGCGCTGCCGAAACCCACGGCGTCTCGTCGTTCGTCTTCCGGTCCGATCGACCGTTCCACCCGGAGCGACTCGCCGACTGGCTCGAGGACTGGGACGGCGCGATCGTCCGCGCCAAGGGCGTCTGTTACGTCGCGGACCGCGAGGAGGTGATCGGCGTCAGCCAGGCGGGTCCGTCCGTCAGGGCCGGCCCGATCGGCGAGTGGCGGCCCGACGACGATCGGCGCACGCAACTGGTGTTTATCGGCCGAGAGATGGACGAAGAGCGGATTCGCGAGGAACTCGAGGCGTGCGTGATCGAGGGCGACGAAGCGGCGGCGACGGATGCGATGGCCGATCCGTTCCCGCTATGA
- a CDS encoding glutathione-independent formaldehyde dehydrogenase: MDAVVYQGPQDVAIEEVDEPEIEHENDVIVDITTTCICGSDLHMYEGRTSADPGIVFGHENMGNVIETGDAVTSLEEGDRVVMPFNVACGFCRNCENGYTGFCTNVNPGFAGGAYGYVAMGPYKGGQAEKLRVPYADFNALKLPEGDEHEDAFALLADIFPTGWHGTRLANLQPGESIAIFGAGPVGLMAAYSAKIQGASEIYVVDRVESRLDLAEDHCDARPINFEESDPVEQIKDLHGGGVDTGVDAVGYQAIDPETDPTDDAYDPARENPAVVLNQLIQTVRPTGELGIPGLYVPSDPGAPDEMAAQGRLGIDFGKLFEKGLKVGTGQCNVKEYNRQLRDMIIEGRADPSWVVSHRVDLDRAPEMYEKFDKREEGVIKVLLEP, from the coding sequence ATGGACGCCGTCGTCTATCAGGGACCACAGGACGTAGCCATCGAGGAGGTCGACGAGCCCGAGATCGAACACGAGAACGACGTTATCGTCGATATCACGACGACGTGCATCTGTGGGTCGGACCTCCACATGTACGAGGGGCGGACCTCGGCCGATCCGGGGATCGTCTTCGGCCACGAGAACATGGGCAACGTGATCGAGACCGGTGACGCCGTCACGTCGCTCGAGGAGGGCGACCGCGTCGTGATGCCGTTCAACGTTGCCTGCGGGTTCTGCCGCAACTGTGAGAACGGCTATACCGGGTTCTGTACCAACGTCAATCCCGGCTTCGCCGGCGGCGCGTACGGGTACGTCGCGATGGGACCGTACAAGGGCGGTCAGGCCGAGAAACTCCGAGTACCCTACGCCGACTTCAACGCGCTGAAGCTGCCGGAGGGCGACGAGCACGAGGACGCCTTCGCGCTCCTCGCGGACATCTTCCCGACGGGATGGCACGGCACCCGACTCGCGAACCTGCAACCCGGCGAGTCGATCGCCATCTTCGGGGCCGGCCCGGTCGGGCTGATGGCCGCCTACAGCGCCAAGATCCAGGGCGCGTCCGAGATCTACGTCGTCGACCGCGTCGAGAGTCGCCTCGATCTGGCCGAGGACCACTGCGACGCTCGCCCGATCAACTTCGAGGAGAGCGATCCCGTCGAACAGATCAAAGACCTCCACGGCGGCGGCGTCGACACGGGCGTCGACGCCGTGGGCTATCAGGCGATCGACCCCGAGACGGATCCGACCGACGACGCCTACGATCCGGCCCGCGAAAACCCGGCGGTCGTGCTCAACCAGCTCATCCAGACCGTCCGCCCGACTGGCGAACTCGGTATTCCGGGACTGTACGTCCCGTCGGACCCCGGCGCGCCCGACGAGATGGCGGCCCAGGGCCGACTCGGTATCGACTTCGGGAAACTCTTCGAGAAGGGGCTGAAGGTGGGCACCGGCCAGTGTAACGTCAAGGAGTACAACCGGCAGCTGCGCGACATGATCATCGAGGGGCGGGCCGATCCCAGCTGGGTCGTCTCTCACCGCGTCGACCTCGATCGCGCTCCGGAGATGTACGAGAAGTTCGACAAGCGCGAGGAGGGCGTCATCAAGGTCCTGCTCGAGCCGTAG
- a CDS encoding heme-binding protein codes for MVESVQLETAKEVIEAAEQRAEEIDNPMVITVANSEGNLVAQHRMDGAWLASVDISRNKAYTAAALDMPTHELADPTRPGESLYGLQNTNQGRMVIFGGGYPLMRDGDVVGAIGVSGGAVEQDMDVAESGVDRFEETSP; via the coding sequence ATGGTTGAGTCAGTACAGCTCGAAACGGCGAAGGAGGTCATCGAGGCAGCCGAACAGCGAGCGGAAGAGATCGACAATCCCATGGTGATCACGGTCGCGAACTCGGAGGGAAATCTCGTCGCCCAACATCGAATGGACGGCGCGTGGCTGGCGTCGGTCGACATTTCGCGGAACAAGGCCTACACGGCGGCCGCGCTGGACATGCCGACGCACGAACTGGCCGATCCGACCCGGCCGGGCGAATCGCTGTACGGCCTGCAAAACACCAACCAGGGGCGGATGGTCATTTTCGGCGGCGGATATCCGCTGATGCGAGACGGCGACGTCGTCGGAGCGATCGGCGTCAGCGGCGGCGCGGTCGAGCAGGACATGGACGTCGCGGAGTCGGGGGTCGACCGCTTCGAAGAAACCTCTCCGTAA
- a CDS encoding sodium:proton exchanger, whose protein sequence is MVEDLLESAIEGQGPWAAYVVLVVGAVVLTYSVEKLISYLTRAAIGLGVSIFTLAIIFTGFEFDDTVVALVFGAGGLERVALGTAFGTALAITGITLAVAAIVRPFPVEVPRDYLALFVLSPFLLVPFVLAGTLGVVHGLVLVAAFVALLGYVVGREYQRDVPVFRDSEIAERIEADGGVPIDRLDLANIDRGTVLEEIPEDRFVTGSGHEGAFWLGLSLLALVGVAAGALLLEAGSEAIVASWGIEETVFGATVLTLVLTFENLLLTIEPVRRGIPEIGIGHVVGSVMFSVTANVGVISLVADVVIPSSVLVFHLPAVIVLTAVAAAAIATGRLRRGHGYLLIGLYVAYWLVALLVFGGVPVPD, encoded by the coding sequence ATGGTAGAAGATCTCCTCGAGAGCGCCATCGAGGGCCAGGGGCCGTGGGCCGCATACGTCGTCCTCGTCGTCGGCGCAGTTGTACTCACCTACAGCGTCGAGAAACTCATCAGCTACCTCACTCGGGCCGCGATCGGTCTCGGCGTCTCGATCTTCACGCTCGCGATCATCTTCACGGGGTTCGAGTTCGACGACACCGTCGTCGCGCTGGTGTTCGGCGCGGGCGGCCTCGAGCGCGTCGCGCTCGGCACGGCGTTCGGAACCGCGCTCGCGATCACCGGGATCACGCTGGCGGTCGCGGCGATCGTTCGGCCGTTTCCCGTCGAGGTTCCCCGGGATTACCTGGCGCTGTTCGTCCTCTCGCCGTTTCTCCTGGTTCCGTTCGTCCTCGCGGGCACGCTCGGCGTCGTTCACGGCCTCGTCCTCGTCGCGGCGTTCGTCGCCCTCCTCGGCTACGTCGTCGGTCGGGAGTACCAGCGCGACGTCCCGGTGTTCAGGGACTCGGAGATCGCGGAACGCATCGAGGCCGACGGCGGCGTGCCGATCGACCGACTCGACCTCGCGAACATCGACCGCGGAACGGTCCTCGAGGAGATTCCCGAGGACCGGTTCGTCACCGGATCGGGTCACGAAGGGGCGTTCTGGCTCGGCCTGTCGCTGCTCGCGCTCGTCGGGGTCGCCGCGGGCGCGCTCCTGCTCGAGGCGGGGTCGGAAGCGATCGTCGCGTCGTGGGGGATCGAGGAGACGGTCTTCGGGGCGACCGTGCTCACGCTGGTCCTGACGTTCGAGAACCTGCTGTTGACGATCGAACCGGTCCGACGGGGGATCCCGGAGATCGGGATCGGTCACGTCGTCGGCAGCGTGATGTTTTCCGTCACGGCGAACGTCGGTGTCATCTCGCTCGTCGCCGACGTCGTGATTCCGTCGTCCGTGCTCGTCTTCCACCTCCCGGCAGTGATCGTCCTGACCGCGGTCGCCGCCGCCGCCATCGCCACGGGGCGACTCCGACGGGGACACGGCTACCTACTGATCGGACTGTACGTCGCGTACTGGCTCGTCGCACTCCTCGTCTTCGGCGGCGTCCCGGTTCCGGACTGA
- a CDS encoding sodium:calcium antiporter: MSAAELVGLVALFLTGVVLVIWCVEVFIEAVARSAVSLGISGFFLAVVLAGIDLENAILGVTAAFVDLPTLALGTVFGESLFVLAVAVGVAGLAVPFRMAVPRIYLLLLVLVPLPAFLLSIDGTLDWTDGALLTALFVPLLAGIFWRERRSETTFLLSGEVEEVVDLEADAETAGASGTTANADAGAEPNGGDRAPAPDRDPERAADRHARSDRDADLDLDLDLDEFVPDLEGKSGRFSLAVALLAIVGMTVGSGLTVVSAEGIFVALGISGLAFGATVLSFIASIEELALTVEPVRQGRAHLAVGNVVGSTVFYVTANVGVIALLRPVDTAGAVMTVHWPFLAACLLVVAGLFARGRVTRAGGAALLALYVGYWIANYA; encoded by the coding sequence ATGAGCGCCGCGGAGCTCGTCGGTCTCGTCGCCCTGTTCCTGACGGGCGTCGTCCTCGTGATCTGGTGCGTCGAGGTCTTCATCGAGGCCGTCGCCCGGAGCGCCGTCTCGCTCGGTATCTCCGGGTTCTTCCTCGCGGTCGTCCTCGCCGGGATCGACCTCGAGAACGCGATCCTCGGCGTCACGGCGGCGTTCGTCGACCTCCCGACCCTCGCGCTCGGGACGGTGTTTGGCGAGTCGCTGTTCGTCCTCGCGGTCGCCGTCGGCGTCGCGGGGCTGGCCGTCCCCTTTCGGATGGCCGTCCCGCGGATCTACCTGCTGTTGCTCGTCCTGGTACCGCTTCCGGCGTTCCTCCTCTCTATCGACGGGACGCTCGACTGGACGGACGGCGCGCTCCTGACGGCCCTGTTCGTCCCCCTGCTCGCCGGCATCTTCTGGCGCGAGCGGCGGTCGGAGACGACGTTCCTGCTCTCGGGAGAGGTCGAGGAGGTCGTCGACCTCGAGGCGGACGCGGAGACGGCCGGAGCGTCGGGAACGACGGCGAACGCGGATGCGGGAGCGGAACCCAACGGCGGCGATCGAGCGCCCGCGCCCGACCGCGACCCCGAGCGCGCGGCGGACCGGCACGCGCGTTCCGACCGCGACGCCGATCTCGATCTGGACCTCGACCTCGACGAGTTCGTCCCCGACCTCGAGGGGAAGAGCGGTCGGTTCAGCCTCGCCGTCGCCCTCCTCGCGATCGTCGGCATGACGGTCGGCTCCGGACTCACCGTGGTGAGCGCCGAGGGGATCTTCGTGGCGCTGGGCATCTCGGGGCTCGCGTTCGGCGCGACGGTGCTCTCCTTCATCGCCTCGATCGAGGAGTTAGCGCTCACCGTCGAACCGGTCCGACAGGGTCGGGCGCACCTCGCAGTGGGGAACGTCGTCGGGAGCACGGTGTTCTACGTGACGGCCAACGTCGGCGTCATCGCGCTGCTGCGCCCCGTCGATACCGCGGGCGCGGTGATGACGGTCCACTGGCCGTTTCTCGCCGCGTGCCTGCTCGTCGTCGCCGGACTGTTCGCTCGCGGTCGCGTGACGCGGGCGGGCGGCGCGGCGCTGCTCGCGCTGTACGTCGGGTACTGGATCGCGAACTACGCGTGA
- a CDS encoding plastocyanin/azurin family copper-binding protein — MTNERPSREDVSRRGVLKGTAALASTAALTGEAGAYRDAFDFPLPVAQNGEMARTLTLVGIVGGWLGVAPHEIDGKSNPPLRLVEGEEHEVIWVNGDGSTHNFNIAAGSAVGDDVEVLEVTETVTEQGEFTTLQFTATEEMEEYYCQPHPAQMRGPVELIDPGDVHELVVHVEDENGEPLGAEVFVDDMHSYSDLAARPDPFAEEGQSEESESQEPGNASDSDGGNASNESDGGGGGGDGDVEGEQTQPPAIARFDMLENGEYDLEVWTYGHERVTDTVTIDGEDRELTVTLPAIDPGEPTETFSMRLEDGQWVGQGPDAIADQTNPTLELEAGESYAIEWENAIGRLQPEGENRVFEPLPGHNFVIASDGDTMDWNTYVRSDFTSEEGATQTVEFVANEQMGVYLDQSQLDAVGEISVGGATDDEAAPDDVTAETDGNETSGNETTDIASNETAGNETVGNETVETAGNETAGNETAGNETFETTGNETEGNDTLEAPGNETGDDD, encoded by the coding sequence ATGACGAACGAACGACCCTCACGCGAAGACGTATCCCGTCGCGGCGTGCTGAAGGGGACCGCGGCGCTCGCGAGTACGGCCGCGCTCACCGGCGAGGCGGGCGCCTATCGCGACGCGTTCGATTTCCCCCTCCCGGTCGCGCAGAACGGCGAGATGGCTCGGACGCTCACACTGGTCGGCATCGTCGGCGGCTGGCTCGGCGTCGCGCCGCACGAAATCGACGGCAAGTCCAACCCGCCGCTGCGACTGGTCGAAGGCGAAGAACACGAGGTCATCTGGGTCAACGGCGACGGATCGACCCACAACTTCAACATCGCCGCCGGGAGCGCCGTCGGCGACGACGTCGAGGTGCTCGAGGTCACGGAGACGGTGACCGAACAGGGAGAGTTCACCACCCTCCAGTTCACCGCCACCGAGGAGATGGAGGAGTACTACTGCCAGCCGCACCCGGCCCAGATGCGCGGTCCGGTCGAACTGATCGATCCCGGCGACGTCCACGAACTGGTAGTGCACGTCGAGGACGAGAACGGCGAGCCCCTCGGCGCCGAGGTCTTCGTCGACGACATGCACTCGTACTCGGACCTCGCCGCCCGGCCGGATCCGTTCGCGGAGGAGGGACAGAGCGAAGAGTCGGAGTCCCAAGAGCCGGGTAACGCCAGCGACAGCGACGGCGGTAACGCTAGTAACGAGAGCGACGGCGGTGGCGGCGGTGGCGACGGCGACGTCGAAGGCGAACAGACGCAACCGCCCGCGATCGCCCGCTTCGACATGCTCGAGAACGGCGAGTACGACCTCGAGGTCTGGACCTACGGCCACGAGCGGGTCACCGACACGGTGACGATCGACGGCGAGGACCGGGAGCTCACCGTCACGCTGCCCGCCATCGATCCGGGCGAACCGACCGAGACCTTCTCGATGCGTCTCGAGGACGGCCAGTGGGTCGGCCAAGGACCCGACGCGATCGCCGATCAAACGAATCCGACGCTCGAACTCGAGGCCGGCGAGAGCTACGCGATCGAGTGGGAGAACGCGATCGGTCGCCTCCAGCCCGAGGGCGAGAACCGGGTGTTCGAACCCCTCCCTGGCCACAACTTCGTGATCGCCAGCGACGGCGACACCATGGACTGGAACACCTACGTCCGCTCGGACTTCACGAGCGAGGAGGGCGCCACCCAGACCGTCGAGTTCGTCGCGAACGAGCAGATGGGCGTCTACCTGGATCAGTCGCAACTCGACGCGGTCGGCGAGATCTCCGTCGGCGGCGCGACCGACGACGAGGCGGCCCCCGACGACGTGACCGCCGAGACGGACGGCAACGAGACGTCTGGTAACGAAACGACCGACATAGCGAGTAACGAGACGGCCGGTAACGAGACCGTCGGCAACGAAACGGTCGAAACCGCCGGCAACGAGACGGCCGGCAATGAGACCGCCGGCAACGAGACGTTCGAGACGACCGGTAACGAGACGGAAGGCAACGACACGCTCGAGGCCCCCGGCAACGAGACGGGCGACGACGACTGA
- a CDS encoding PQQ-binding-like beta-propeller repeat protein, translating to MALRNDRAVQAARDIELVEIEDGYTLVGGPEESITQQHDSDRIPEGDVTQEMLSNSGEMPEGWLMYGGNYEQHRVTTADVITPDNVGDLELEYELSVGTGSSMEGTPIVVPGDPPVMYQTNGPNHMKAIDPRAGEVLWSYTYAPPIGVELCCDDNNRGAAVLGDKVYMTTLDSGVVALNRYTGEEEWYTQTADHEVGYSATWAPVVHDGTIYTGSAGGEYGVLGFIAALDAESGEMMWQTSTLPEDEWVGESRTHGCGTSWMTPTIDEERGVLHSPVANPGPDFDGTVRPGPNFPTCGTLTLDLESGEHVWGFQSSPHDVWDYDAAAPRVLLRDVEVDGESMDMVVGSDKAGWVYMLDAESGQLHERSQEICQHINMWEMIPHISSDERIPFVPGAPGGNDWQPPSYNPQTGYVYVVHQNFPQDLYWRYEEYSEGNPYWGGGLDDPASEMPDEWNENITAFAAVDPATGERVWRDWIQSEDEFYMWGGSMSTATGLVFNGTQNGNLVAYDGASGERLWEYEFDVPISASPMSWYDPGEEKQYVAVQVGGSGWLRQGTRGDTLAVFSMEA from the coding sequence ATGGCACTTCGCAACGACAGGGCCGTTCAGGCCGCACGCGACATCGAACTGGTAGAGATCGAAGACGGCTATACGCTGGTCGGTGGGCCGGAGGAATCGATCACGCAGCAACACGACAGCGACCGCATTCCGGAGGGCGACGTCACACAGGAGATGCTGAGCAACTCGGGCGAGATGCCCGAAGGCTGGCTGATGTACGGCGGCAACTACGAGCAACACCGGGTCACGACCGCCGACGTCATCACGCCCGACAACGTCGGCGACCTCGAGCTCGAGTACGAGCTGTCGGTCGGCACCGGCTCGAGCATGGAGGGGACGCCGATCGTGGTACCCGGCGATCCGCCGGTGATGTACCAGACCAACGGGCCGAACCACATGAAGGCGATCGATCCCCGCGCGGGAGAGGTCCTCTGGAGCTACACGTACGCGCCGCCGATCGGCGTCGAACTCTGCTGTGACGACAACAACCGCGGTGCAGCCGTCCTCGGCGACAAGGTGTACATGACGACGCTCGACTCGGGCGTCGTCGCGCTGAATCGGTACACCGGCGAGGAGGAGTGGTACACGCAGACCGCCGACCACGAGGTCGGTTACTCCGCGACGTGGGCGCCGGTGGTCCACGACGGAACGATCTACACGGGCAGCGCCGGCGGCGAGTACGGCGTCCTCGGGTTCATCGCCGCGCTCGACGCCGAGAGCGGCGAGATGATGTGGCAAACCTCCACGCTCCCGGAGGACGAGTGGGTCGGCGAGAGCCGCACGCACGGCTGCGGGACCAGCTGGATGACGCCGACCATCGACGAGGAGCGCGGCGTGCTCCACTCGCCGGTCGCGAACCCGGGCCCCGACTTCGACGGGACCGTCCGTCCGGGTCCGAACTTCCCCACCTGCGGGACGCTCACGCTGGACTTAGAGAGCGGCGAGCACGTGTGGGGGTTCCAGAGCAGCCCGCACGACGTCTGGGACTACGACGCGGCGGCACCGCGGGTCCTGCTCCGCGACGTCGAGGTCGACGGCGAGTCGATGGACATGGTCGTCGGCTCCGACAAGGCCGGGTGGGTTTACATGTTGGACGCCGAGTCCGGGCAGCTCCACGAGCGCAGCCAGGAGATCTGCCAGCACATCAATATGTGGGAGATGATTCCCCACATCAGCTCGGACGAGCGGATCCCGTTCGTCCCCGGCGCACCGGGCGGTAACGACTGGCAGCCGCCGTCGTACAACCCCCAGACGGGGTACGTCTACGTCGTCCACCAGAACTTCCCGCAGGACCTCTACTGGCGGTACGAGGAGTACAGCGAGGGCAACCCCTACTGGGGCGGCGGCCTCGACGATCCGGCCTCGGAGATGCCCGACGAGTGGAACGAGAACATCACCGCCTTCGCCGCGGTCGATCCCGCGACGGGCGAGCGCGTCTGGCGCGACTGGATCCAGAGCGAGGACGAGTTCTACATGTGGGGCGGCTCGATGTCGACGGCGACGGGACTGGTCTTCAACGGGACCCAGAACGGAAACCTCGTCGCCTACGACGGCGCGAGCGGCGAGCGCCTCTGGGAGTACGAGTTCGACGTCCCGATCAGCGCCTCGCCGATGAGCTGGTACGATCCCGGCGAGGAGAAGCAGTACGTCGCCGTGCAGGTCGGCGGCAGCGGCTGGCTCCGACAGGGGACCCGCGGCGACACGCTCGCCGTGTTCTCGATGGAGGCCTGA
- a CDS encoding ABC transporter substrate-binding protein translates to MRTRSVWELDDEDEPVVDSLAAGLGRTPARLLAYLLLRAEREADPTTTVHLQVGTGANRTAISEAMSRLESRELVERTTVSAVESGGRPRTAWRPTADVESTIEATYESHARALLERAETVRVGTATESRSGPAAPPDSPIELALNWRPNALHVPIYAALAAEWYDAFGVDVRIDHCDGSRRALERVRSGAADLAVVGAATVVRARAAGEPIVPLAICYQRAMTVLYTVREAFGEPLRSVDQLEGRRLGMPPDSETRLLGRLFLAQTSFDEDVTVVDTNGEERDALRRGEADVVTGSFADPRQLERDGLTVDALHLTDHFPIYGPTIVVPERTLDERPTALEGVLAGTTGGWAAARRDPGPAAERIAAVSDDPPERIRRTFERAASTFGESDAVRERGWGWQRPEMWDRLRTALEQGAVLGDAA, encoded by the coding sequence ATGCGAACGCGTTCCGTCTGGGAACTCGACGACGAGGACGAACCGGTCGTCGACAGCCTCGCGGCCGGACTCGGACGGACGCCGGCTCGGCTCCTCGCGTATCTGCTCTTGCGGGCCGAGCGCGAGGCCGATCCGACGACGACCGTTCACCTGCAGGTCGGTACCGGGGCGAACCGGACGGCGATCAGCGAGGCGATGTCGCGACTCGAGTCTCGAGAGCTCGTCGAACGAACGACGGTCAGCGCGGTCGAATCCGGCGGTCGGCCCCGGACGGCGTGGCGACCGACCGCCGACGTCGAGTCGACGATCGAAGCGACATACGAGAGCCACGCCCGCGCCCTGCTCGAGCGCGCCGAGACCGTCCGCGTCGGCACGGCGACGGAATCGCGGTCCGGACCGGCAGCGCCGCCCGACTCTCCGATCGAACTCGCCCTGAACTGGCGGCCGAACGCCCTCCACGTCCCGATCTACGCGGCGCTCGCGGCCGAGTGGTACGACGCGTTCGGGGTCGACGTCCGGATCGATCACTGCGACGGCTCCCGGCGAGCGCTCGAGCGGGTGCGTTCGGGAGCGGCCGACCTGGCCGTCGTCGGCGCCGCGACGGTCGTCCGCGCCCGCGCGGCCGGCGAACCGATCGTGCCGCTCGCCATCTGCTACCAGCGGGCGATGACCGTCCTCTACACCGTCCGAGAGGCGTTCGGCGAGCCGCTGCGGAGCGTCGACCAGCTCGAGGGTCGGCGGCTCGGAATGCCGCCGGACTCCGAGACGCGACTGCTCGGCAGACTCTTCCTCGCCCAGACGTCGTTCGACGAGGACGTCACCGTCGTCGACACGAACGGCGAGGAACGGGACGCCCTCCGGCGCGGCGAGGCCGACGTCGTGACCGGCTCGTTCGCCGATCCGCGACAGCTCGAGCGCGACGGACTGACCGTCGACGCGTTGCACCTCACCGACCACTTCCCCATCTACGGGCCGACGATCGTCGTCCCCGAGCGGACGCTCGACGAGCGACCGACGGCGCTCGAGGGCGTGCTGGCGGGAACGACCGGCGGCTGGGCCGCGGCGCGTCGGGATCCCGGTCCGGCGGCCGAACGGATCGCGGCGGTCAGCGACGATCCGCCGGAGCGGATCCGCCGGACCTTCGAGCGGGCCGCGTCGACGTTCGGCGAGAGCGACGCCGTCCGCGAACGCGGCTGGGGCTGGCAGCGACCGGAGATGTGGGATCGCCTCCGAACGGCCCTCGAACAGGGAGCGGTGCTCGGTGATGCCGCGTGA